The sequence GGCGCGAAACACCAATTTACAGAAATAaatcaaactaaattaaattaatgtatTGGGAAATATGGCAACCTCTCGAACTCTCACTCACAGTGCAGCCAACCTGGTTGAATTTAGCTTGAAGAGTCCGACAGTTATTCGCCGTAGACCGAGTTTAACAGCGGAATCGgatttttcgcaattttagCAGCCCAAAAACCCGATCGAGTGTTGCGCGTGTGGAGAGCTTCTTAACTTTTCTGCTGCAAAAGATTTTCAATACTTCACATTGAGgtatataaaacaaaagcaaatgtaAGTTTTGTGTTCTGCATAACGGAAATTGTGAAATGTGTTCGGATTTTGTTTAAAGGGCGCGTACGAATCGGCGTTTGCATGTGGGGTAATTTACACTTGAATCTTCCATGACAATATATAAAACTGCTGTAGCGTGGTTCgcttgtttttcttgtttgcttGATTTGACTTTTGGCTGCAAGAATCGGTGATTAAATTGTAGGGGAACTCGGGGGGAAATGTAGTTAAAGTGGTTTGCAATTTTATATGTTAGATTGTGTTaatgtttgacaaagtgtgtTGTATATTCTTGGCCGCCCATTTGTCGCATGAATAAGGAATTTCGGCAGATGCGAATGTTTCTTTTCGTTCGGTTGAGGTTAGGTTTGCTTTGGCACGTCAATGACGTTTGATACGCCATAATTGCTACACAGCTATATACCGGCGTTTATGTATTGAGGAAacattaattttaaagaaaaataagtaatttacGTACTTTGATGAAATATATATGCTTCCCCTTACAGCTGCGTCGCTTGTAAGCATTTAAATTTTGGCGCGAAAGTCTGATTCGACACTCGTTTGTGAAATATGTACACATtggtacatataagtatgtacatgtatCTACATCGGGGATGCGTCAGAAAATTTTCTAGAAAAGGACGGTTTTGGTCAAATGTGAATTCAagtttttgagcattttcgatgtttatttattttaacttattaCCAATAATTTATAACCAAATGAATCTGAGGTTTTATCACGTTTTTACCTTTGCAGAAACATTAGTGTACAGTAAAGACAAATTCTTAACAAATGGCACAAGAAGCTGATATTCCTACTTTCAAATGCGTTCTGGTCGGAGATGGTGGTACTGggaaaaccacttttgtgaaACGTCATATGACTGGAGAGTTTGAAAAGAAGTACGTTGCTACACTTGGTGTCGAGGTGCACCCACTTATTTTTCACACTAACCGTGGTGCCATCCGTTTCAATGTATGGGACACCGCCGGTCAAGAAAAATTTGGCGGTTTGCGTGATGGTTACTATATTCAGGGACAGTGTGCTATTATTATGTTTGATGTAACTTCTCGCGTCACATATAAAAATGTACCAAACTGGCACAGAGATTTGGTACGCGTATGCGAAAATATCCCGATTGTTTTATGCGGAAATAAGGTCGATATAAAGGATCGCAAAGTCAAGGCCAAGAGCATCGTATTCCACAGGAAAAAGAATTTGCAGGTGAAATATTCCTTAAACAAAATGTTGATTAAGGAACTAATTAGatgtttaatatattattttcagtACTACGATATTTCCGCCAAATCGaattacaattttgaaaaaccttTCCTGTGGTTGGCAAGAAAGCTGGTAGGGGATCCAAATTTGGAATTTGTTGCTATGCCAGCGCTACTTCCTCCAGAAGTCAAAATGGACAAGGACTGGCAGCTGCAAATCGAGAGAGATTTGCAAGAAGCTCAAGAAACTGCATTGCCTGAGGAGGATGAAGATTTGTAATCGTGAACTTATGCTGCTTTTTATCTAAATACAGAGTTTACTACAAATTATAATTGAGAAAACTTAAAATTCTAGCGAAACTAAAATGGCGAGGaaaccaataaaaataattaaaacataaaatgcatattttgaGACTTTATTGGAAAGACAGTTTTCCATAATATTCTTTGTTCATGTAATTTGTATTTACGTTGcgcttattttcttatttttagtgtacattttaaataattttgtattaaatctAATCTGAATACTTGAAGGAGTTTGAtggatattatttttatatttatattttgatcTACGTCTTCAATGAACATAAGTTGCAAATGGTTTGGAATAAGAGCCGATAAATACTGCTTCAGtggcatgattcaataataatgaTTAAATCTAGCTACAGTGATACGGTACCAGATGAATACGTTTCCCTTCAatttggtgttattttgaatatcccGCTATTTCCGTAGACGTCACTTTTGaggctgtcattttttgatatttgtcaagtagaaactacgccattaataaaaatccaTATCGGCAAGATACAATCGCATCAGACAATCAGAAGATTCGCTGCTCGACTCTCACTCCCGCTCTCGGAGAGTACTATCCAAGAATCCAGTTGcacgccgaagaagaaatcggatttcggcGAGCACCAAAAAGCGTTGGTAAAACGAGGGATTTCGCATTCCcgtggcagccggttctacgttaccggaatgactcggatctggacatcattcaaatgcaattcacgcaatggctggtgccacttgAGTGGCGCCATTCCTACTGTAGAGCCGTGCACCCGCAACCACCTCCTGTGGCGCGACCGCCTATCCCTTTCaggacacaacaacaacagcgaaaCACACAGTAGATCCAAAGCAGACAACCTCACTCGTCTCTCACACCCCGCCTTACGACAGTCCTCCCGAGGAGCTTCCAACTTCTTCAATTTAACTCTAACGGACTTACGAGCAAGATAGATGAGATAATCGACCTTAtgagctgcggtccaagaaaccaaACTGCACCTTGGCTCTTGCCTTATAACCACGGAtagctataacgtgcacagacaagATCGTGAGCGAGACcgtggtggtggcctagcgctcatagtccaccacacagagCAGTAACGTCCGATTgacgaaggcatcgaccgcagggacagctcGCGTGACGTAACATTTACTAGcgcctggcgacctatgctatcgcttgtatcagaccacttgcccattatcgtctcgattgagagatcTGCCGACTTTGCTTCCGTGAATCACCGGTCATATATCAACTGCAATAAAGCTAATTGCCCCGGCTTCGCGAAATTTactgaggacaccttcgccgctctttcCATTCCTACCGATGTGAGCGTAggtgaacgcgcattccgcaaggtgctcacagctgctgcggctcgcttcattcctGCTGGAAGGAATatttagacagacaataaatGACATTTATCGAGAGACCctagtccaaccaccacccacagCAGAGTTCCAGCTACCGCGAGATACCCGCGTAAAGCTATATTCTGGATGTTGTAGcagattaaactcctacctatccagaattgaccccgacataccaaacatatgtcccaCATGTAAAGGCACcccacacgacactaaccaccttttcacacaCCCCATCAAAcccatctaacacccctctccctctggatcaaacctgtcgaaacaacaagtttcctggacctaccgttagatgatcTAGGCGAAGAATTTCATGCTGCCGcggaaagaaaggatgctgcctgTAGGGCCACGCTGCGATCAGGCACAGCGCGAGCCAGGAGGGATCGCTACCGGGAGCCGGAAAAAGAAAGTAAACGTATTATCAGAAGGAAAAAACGAGAGACCGAAATACGGGAGGGTGAGGAGCTTGAGATATTGGCCAATAGGAAACACgtccgaaaattctatcagaaagctcgacggcttacagaaggttttaagatcgGGAAGTTTTCCTGTAAAAAAAGACGGCGAATGTGTTAAACAGTGagtgtcacagagaatgtgaagatcccgataccccaatcgttgacgacggggctatcattcctctaaacgactatgacgaggtgagaataccgataacgcggctaaaaaaccaacaaagccgcgggagccgacggactgccggctgagctatataaacatggcggcgaggaactGGTAAAGTGCacgcatcagctcctatgcaaaatatccTCGGATGAacgcatgcctgccgattggaatttaagtgtgctcttccCAATCCACAAGAAGGGTGATACTGCAAAATGTGCTTCTTACCGCGggactagtcttctaaatatcgcctattaggttctagcgagcgtctTGTGTGAAAGCCTGCAGCCCACCCGAACTTATCAGTGTAgctttatataagtatatacatataattggcgcttacgctCTCTTTGTGTGTTAGatcaagctcc comes from Anastrepha ludens isolate Willacy chromosome 3, idAnaLude1.1, whole genome shotgun sequence and encodes:
- the LOC128859365 gene encoding GTP-binding nuclear protein Ran, with translation MAQEADIPTFKCVLVGDGGTGKTTFVKRHMTGEFEKKYVATLGVEVHPLIFHTNRGAIRFNVWDTAGQEKFGGLRDGYYIQGQCAIIMFDVTSRVTYKNVPNWHRDLVRVCENIPIVLCGNKVDIKDRKVKAKSIVFHRKKNLQYYDISAKSNYNFEKPFLWLARKLVGDPNLEFVAMPALLPPEVKMDKDWQLQIERDLQEAQETALPEEDEDL